A single region of the Terriglobia bacterium genome encodes:
- a CDS encoding M20/M25/M40 family metallo-hydrolase, with protein MDAIALARQLIDIESITGHEGAASEFLAQHLDKLGYAVERMPVAEGRFNVVATPPRNPSPPLFFSTHIDTVPPFLPSREDDANIYGRGSCDAKGIIAAQVAAAEQLRAAGTECGLLFVVGEERDSLGATVANQHARGSKFLVNGEPTDNRLAIASKGALRVEVTAHGKMAHSAYPELGDSAIDKLLDALQALRSMDFPHNPDIGPSTMNIGIIEGGRATNVIPDFAKAQLLFRQVGPSSVLRDKILAAVGDRVQVDFVLDIPYMRFRTLPGFQTMTASFTTDIPKLTNWGEPLLLGPGSIHVAHTEREFLSKKELTETIKLYVRIATELLN; from the coding sequence ATGGACGCCATCGCCCTCGCGCGGCAACTCATCGACATCGAAAGCATCACCGGACACGAAGGCGCGGCCTCCGAATTCCTCGCCCAGCATCTCGACAAACTCGGGTATGCCGTCGAGCGCATGCCGGTTGCCGAAGGCCGCTTCAACGTCGTCGCCACTCCGCCCCGCAACCCATCCCCGCCGCTCTTCTTCTCCACCCACATCGACACCGTCCCGCCCTTTCTGCCATCACGCGAGGACGACGCCAACATCTACGGTCGCGGCTCCTGCGACGCCAAGGGCATCATCGCCGCCCAGGTCGCAGCCGCCGAACAGCTTCGCGCCGCCGGAACCGAATGCGGACTCCTCTTCGTCGTCGGCGAAGAACGCGACTCCCTCGGAGCGACCGTCGCCAACCAGCACGCGCGTGGATCCAAATTCCTCGTCAATGGCGAACCCACCGACAACCGCCTCGCTATCGCATCGAAAGGCGCGCTCCGCGTTGAAGTCACAGCGCACGGTAAGATGGCGCATTCCGCCTATCCCGAACTCGGCGACTCCGCAATCGACAAACTTCTCGATGCCCTCCAGGCCCTTCGCTCGATGGACTTCCCGCACAATCCCGACATAGGGCCCAGCACCATGAACATCGGCATCATCGAGGGAGGCCGCGCCACCAACGTCATCCCCGATTTCGCCAAAGCGCAATTGCTTTTCCGCCAGGTTGGCCCGTCAAGCGTCCTGCGCGACAAAATCCTCGCTGCCGTCGGAGATCGCGTTCAGGTCGACTTCGTCCTCGATATCCCGTACATGCGCTTCCGCACTCTCCCCGGTTTCCAGACCATGACCGCATCCTTCACCACCGACATCCCAAAGCTCACCAACTGGGGCGAACCACTCCTCCTCGGCCCCGGCTCCATCCACGTCGCCCACACCGAACGCGAATTCCTGAGCAAGAAGGAACTAACGGAAACAATAAAACTCTACGTGAGGATCGCAACAGAACTACTCAATTGA
- the dps gene encoding DNA starvation/stationary phase protection protein Dps — translation MATKTATRTFTTGVNLSESARNQSIDILNARLADTIDLKTQAKQAHWNVKGPEFFQLHELFDTLAGHFDDQADLIAERVTALGGSALGTARLVASTSSIPEYDLDAVGGIEHVVALSERLARAANQFRADIKNTDKLGDQGTSDLFTQLTREADKDLWFLEAHLQK, via the coding sequence ATGGCTACAAAAACCGCTACTCGCACCTTTACTACCGGAGTCAACCTCTCTGAATCTGCTCGCAACCAGAGCATCGACATCCTCAACGCCCGCCTCGCCGACACCATTGACCTGAAGACTCAGGCCAAGCAGGCCCACTGGAACGTGAAGGGGCCCGAATTTTTCCAACTCCACGAACTCTTCGATACACTTGCCGGCCACTTCGACGATCAAGCCGATCTCATCGCAGAGCGCGTCACCGCCCTTGGCGGAAGCGCTCTCGGCACCGCTCGCCTTGTGGCTTCAACCTCGTCCATTCCTGAATACGATCTCGACGCCGTCGGCGGAATCGAACACGTCGTTGCTCTTTCCGAACGCCTGGCCCGCGCCGCAAACCAGTTCCGTGCAGACATCAAAAACACCGACAAACTCGGCGACCAGGGAACTTCAGACCTCTTCACCCAACTAACCCGCGAAGCCGACAAGGACCTCTGGTTCCTCGAAGCGCACTTGCAAAAATAG
- the fumC gene encoding class II fumarate hydratase, with translation MSTVSADPTVRTRTESDSMGTIEVPDHVYWGAQTQRSLHHFAIGRDTMPPELIHAFGTLKKACALVNQDLGKLPADKAKLITQAADEVISGKLDDQFPLRIWQTGSGTQTNMNVNEVISNRAIEIAGGKRGSKNPVHPNDHVNMSQSSNDTFPTAMHIAAAQRVKNTLIPALKVVRDAIAAKSKEFDSVVKIGRTHLQDAVPLTVGQEFSGWASQIDRDIRRLEQVLEGLYELAIGGTAVGTGLNTHPEFAERAAKKIAELTGLPFRSHPNKFAALASHDELVFAQGALETVAATMMKIANDIRWLASGPRCGLGELVIPENEPGSSIMPGKVNPTQSEAMTMVAAQVHGATAAVGFAGSQGNFELNVFKPVIIYNFLHSVTLLSDACKGFVEFMVSGIELNREKIDWYVKNSLMLVTALAPKIGYDKAAKVAHTAHVEHSSLREAALKLGFLSGEEFDALVKPETMTHP, from the coding sequence ATGTCTACCGTTTCCGCCGATCCTACCGTCCGAACCCGTACCGAATCCGATAGCATGGGAACCATCGAAGTTCCCGATCACGTTTACTGGGGCGCGCAGACGCAGCGCTCGCTGCACCATTTCGCCATCGGCCGCGACACCATGCCGCCCGAACTCATCCATGCCTTCGGCACCCTCAAAAAAGCGTGCGCGCTCGTGAACCAGGATCTCGGCAAGCTCCCCGCCGACAAGGCCAAACTCATCACCCAGGCCGCCGACGAAGTCATCTCCGGCAAACTTGACGACCAGTTCCCTCTGCGCATCTGGCAAACCGGCAGCGGCACGCAGACCAACATGAACGTGAATGAGGTCATCTCCAACCGCGCCATCGAAATCGCCGGCGGCAAGCGCGGTTCCAAGAACCCCGTTCACCCCAACGATCACGTCAACATGTCGCAGTCCTCGAACGACACCTTCCCGACGGCCATGCACATCGCCGCCGCCCAGCGCGTCAAGAACACGCTGATCCCCGCGCTGAAAGTCGTTCGAGACGCCATCGCCGCCAAATCGAAAGAGTTCGACTCCGTAGTAAAGATCGGCCGCACCCACCTTCAAGACGCCGTGCCCCTCACCGTCGGCCAGGAATTCTCCGGCTGGGCCAGCCAGATCGACCGCGACATCCGCCGCCTCGAGCAGGTACTCGAAGGCCTCTACGAACTCGCCATCGGCGGCACCGCCGTCGGCACCGGTCTCAACACGCATCCCGAATTCGCCGAGCGCGCGGCGAAGAAGATTGCCGAGCTCACCGGACTTCCCTTCCGCTCGCACCCCAACAAGTTCGCCGCCCTCGCCTCGCACGACGAACTCGTGTTCGCCCAGGGCGCCCTTGAAACCGTCGCCGCCACCATGATGAAGATCGCCAACGACATTCGCTGGCTTGCCTCCGGCCCGCGCTGCGGCCTCGGCGAACTCGTCATCCCCGAGAACGAGCCCGGCTCATCCATCATGCCCGGCAAAGTCAACCCCACCCAGTCCGAAGCCATGACCATGGTCGCCGCTCAGGTCCACGGCGCCACTGCCGCCGTCGGCTTCGCCGGCTCGCAGGGCAACTTCGAACTCAACGTCTTCAAGCCGGTCATCATCTACAACTTCCTGCACTCGGTCACGCTTCTCTCCGACGCCTGCAAGGGCTTCGTCGAATTCATGGTCAGCGGCATCGAACTCAACCGCGAGAAGATCGACTGGTACGTGAAGAACTCGCTCATGCTCGTCACCGCGCTCGCGCCCAAAATCGGCTACGACAAAGCCGCCAAGGTCGCCCACACCGCCCACGTTGAACACTCCTCGCTTCGCGAAGCCGCCCTCAAACTTGGCTTCCTCTCCGGCGAAGAGTTCGACGCCCTCGTAAAACCCGAAACCATGACACACCCGTAA
- a CDS encoding YpdA family putative bacillithiol disulfide reductase — protein sequence MTERENFEVVVIGAGPTGLACAIDVKRAGLSVCNIDKGCLCNSLYHYPTNMTFFTTPELLEIGDIPFPSPNPKPTRQEALEYYRAVTEHYRLDVRQYQTVRRITGADGDFRIHATDRLGEAREYGARKLILSTGYYDIPNYMNIPGEALPKVTHYYKEPHPYFDSDVLVIGAKNSAAIAALELWRHGARVTLVHRGAGISPSVKYWIKPDIENRIKAGEITAHFNSTVKEIFPREVVLNTPQGELRLKNDFVLALTGYRPDFDFITSLGIRLTEPDQCPECDRTTLESNVPGIYLAGVIVAGMRTGEIFIENGRFHGAQIAADLKKKLSEVPTR from the coding sequence ATGACTGAGCGAGAAAACTTTGAGGTGGTTGTCATTGGTGCGGGGCCGACAGGGCTGGCGTGTGCGATTGATGTGAAGCGCGCGGGGCTGTCGGTATGCAACATCGATAAGGGATGCCTGTGCAATTCGCTGTATCACTACCCGACGAACATGACGTTTTTCACTACGCCGGAGCTGCTGGAAATCGGAGACATTCCGTTTCCGAGTCCTAATCCCAAGCCGACGCGGCAAGAGGCTCTGGAGTATTACCGCGCGGTGACGGAGCATTACCGGCTGGATGTAAGGCAGTACCAGACGGTGAGGCGGATTACGGGAGCGGATGGGGATTTTCGGATTCATGCGACGGACCGGTTGGGCGAAGCGAGGGAGTACGGCGCGCGCAAACTGATCCTGTCGACCGGGTACTACGACATTCCGAATTACATGAACATTCCGGGTGAGGCTTTGCCGAAGGTGACACATTATTACAAGGAGCCGCATCCGTACTTTGATTCGGATGTGCTGGTGATTGGGGCGAAGAACTCGGCGGCTATCGCGGCACTGGAGCTTTGGCGGCATGGGGCGCGGGTGACGCTGGTGCATCGGGGGGCGGGGATTTCGCCCAGCGTGAAGTACTGGATCAAGCCGGATATCGAGAACCGGATTAAGGCGGGTGAGATCACCGCGCACTTCAATTCGACGGTCAAAGAGATTTTTCCGCGTGAGGTTGTGCTGAATACGCCGCAAGGTGAGTTGAGGCTGAAGAACGATTTTGTGCTCGCGCTGACGGGGTATCGGCCGGATTTCGATTTCATCACCTCGCTGGGGATTCGGCTGACGGAACCGGATCAGTGTCCGGAGTGCGACAGGACTACGCTGGAATCGAATGTTCCGGGGATTTACCTGGCGGGAGTCATCGTCGCGGGTATGCGGACGGGGGAGATATTCATCGAGAACGGGCGGTTCCATGGGGCGCAGATTGCGGCGGATTTGAAGAAGAAGCTGAGCGAAGTACCGACGAGGTGA
- a CDS encoding alpha/beta fold hydrolase, whose product MRRFALLSVLIISMTALAQDTPQKFHFTIKNANVTGTDEFTITKTANGFHVAGTATVNSPGRQSVLTHSQDLDSSWTLQEYRLTAKLGNDPQHPNVQDLDVLHKGNAVTLTLDSNGQLVPKELAWKPNTIVLDNFITAHYQVLLNAIAAAGPTLPAEWHVLVPQRMTAVTAKLEAKPDPGSGTLNGQPVTTKIYSLEIGASLIEITADQNNQLMRMQVPLQQFDAVRDGFVPAPEKPSPFPAACIDSPADFPSGTLKVPATLCTPKDLKPGAKFPIVVLVHGSGPHDRDETIGPNKPFKDIAEGLAAAGIGSLRYDKRTFFAPKDITTNSTVEDEVITDAVAAMNAAAKEPGADPARVYLLGHSLGGMLAPYIAQRAPDTHGVILMAAAAVPLDQTIERQLAKQMKATGASQADIDKRIEQVKQQFAQIREGKLTGSVTVFGAPAHYWADLLHRDIPAEMKKIDVPVLAIQAGKDIQITNEDFDLIKTALAGKRAEFKVFPNLNHLMMPVEGASTGAEYGKPGHVDPEVVKAITDWIAGN is encoded by the coding sequence ATGCGACGGTTCGCACTACTCTCGGTTCTAATTATCTCCATGACGGCGTTGGCACAGGACACGCCGCAAAAATTCCATTTCACAATCAAGAATGCGAACGTCACCGGCACAGACGAGTTCACCATCACGAAGACCGCAAACGGTTTCCACGTCGCCGGAACCGCGACTGTGAACTCCCCCGGTCGTCAAAGCGTCTTGACGCACTCGCAGGACCTCGACTCCTCGTGGACGCTGCAGGAATACCGGTTGACCGCGAAATTGGGCAACGATCCCCAGCACCCCAACGTCCAGGACCTCGACGTCCTCCACAAGGGGAACGCCGTCACACTGACCCTTGACTCAAACGGCCAGCTCGTTCCCAAGGAGCTCGCCTGGAAACCCAACACTATCGTTCTCGACAACTTCATTACAGCGCACTACCAGGTCCTGCTGAACGCAATTGCCGCCGCTGGTCCAACCCTGCCCGCGGAGTGGCACGTATTGGTTCCGCAGCGCATGACCGCCGTCACCGCCAAGCTTGAGGCCAAGCCTGATCCCGGCAGCGGAACCCTCAACGGGCAGCCCGTCACCACCAAGATCTACTCACTCGAGATCGGCGCCAGCCTCATCGAAATCACGGCAGATCAGAATAATCAGCTCATGCGCATGCAGGTCCCCCTGCAGCAGTTCGACGCCGTGCGCGACGGATTCGTCCCCGCCCCCGAAAAACCCAGCCCCTTCCCCGCCGCATGCATTGACTCTCCCGCTGACTTCCCCAGCGGCACCTTGAAAGTCCCCGCGACTCTCTGCACCCCGAAAGATCTCAAGCCCGGAGCGAAGTTCCCCATTGTCGTCCTCGTCCACGGGTCAGGCCCGCACGACCGCGACGAAACCATCGGCCCCAACAAGCCCTTCAAGGACATCGCCGAGGGTCTCGCCGCCGCAGGCATCGGCTCGCTGCGCTATGACAAACGAACCTTCTTCGCGCCCAAGGACATCACCACTAATTCCACCGTCGAGGACGAAGTCATTACCGACGCCGTCGCCGCCATGAACGCCGCCGCCAAGGAGCCCGGCGCTGATCCGGCTCGCGTCTATCTTCTCGGCCATTCCCTTGGTGGCATGTTGGCGCCCTACATCGCCCAACGCGCACCGGATACCCACGGTGTCATCCTGATGGCCGCCGCAGCAGTGCCCCTCGACCAGACGATCGAACGCCAACTCGCGAAACAGATGAAGGCCACCGGTGCCTCCCAGGCAGACATCGACAAACGCATCGAGCAGGTCAAACAGCAGTTCGCTCAAATTCGCGAAGGCAAACTGACCGGCTCCGTGACCGTCTTCGGCGCTCCCGCCCACTACTGGGCCGACCTCCTGCACCGCGACATACCTGCCGAGATGAAGAAGATCGATGTCCCCGTCCTCGCAATCCAGGCCGGCAAGGACATTCAGATCACCAACGAAGACTTTGACCTGATCAAAACCGCTCTGGCGGGAAAGCGTGCTGAATTCAAAGTCTTCCCCAACCTCAACCATCTCATGATGCCCGTCGAGGGCGCATCCACCGGCGCCGAGTACGGCAAACCCGGACACGTCGACCCGGAGGTCGTGAAAGCTATCACAGACTGGATTGCAGGAAACTGA
- a CDS encoding thioredoxin domain-containing protein codes for MSTAATNQLAQASSAYLRSAMHQPIRWNEWGDEAFALAKSENKPVLLDIGAVWCHWCHVMDRESYDDPKVAEIINQNFIPIKVDRDERPDVDSRYQTAVAAISGQGGWPLTCFLTPEGKPFYGGTYFPPQDSLGRPGFTKILMAIAEAFRERRNDVESEAGKLMDALGHAEGMLGRSADFSPRIVEQMVQSALGLFDRDNGGFGAAPKFPHPASLDLLTDWYARTAEEQVGTVVTTTLSKMARGGVYDQLAGGFHRYSVDERWCVPHFEKMSYDNSELLKNYVHAYQATGNNFFAHVARDIIRWIDEWLSDRERGGFYSSQDADINLDDDGDYFTWTREEARVVLDDEEFEIASLHFDINEVGEMHHNHAKNVLWVRTSVEEIASRNGKPREEIEAILDSAKHKLYAARLNRPTPYIDKTVYVNWNALCISAYLKAATVLGTAESGIADSTMEHAKQFALRSLDRLLSEGWDRNSGLRHVIAYSDPSATPRAVPGLLDDYAFTVCACLDAYEASSDMTYFRFAKQVADAMIDRFHDPISGGFFDTESTRTEAVALGALAARRKPFQDSPTPAGDPAAALSLLRLHALTNDSRYHELAEETLEVFAGIAEQFGIYAGTYGLASVWMSRPHIQVVVCGSGELAHDLYRAAVQPFALNKTVLRITDNEAAAAYLPPALAETVPNLPGIKEGKSLAVVCTNFTCLPPIEDPEELERVVRDAIRKKI; via the coding sequence ATGAGTACCGCAGCGACCAACCAGCTTGCGCAGGCTTCGTCAGCTTACCTTCGTTCCGCCATGCACCAGCCCATCCGCTGGAACGAGTGGGGTGACGAAGCCTTCGCGCTCGCCAAGTCGGAGAACAAGCCCGTTCTCCTCGACATCGGCGCCGTCTGGTGTCACTGGTGCCACGTCATGGATCGCGAATCCTACGACGACCCCAAAGTCGCGGAAATCATCAACCAGAATTTCATTCCCATTAAAGTCGATCGCGACGAGCGACCCGACGTCGACTCTCGCTACCAGACCGCTGTCGCCGCCATCAGCGGCCAGGGCGGCTGGCCTCTCACCTGCTTCTTGACTCCCGAGGGCAAACCCTTCTACGGCGGAACCTATTTCCCGCCGCAGGATTCATTAGGCCGCCCGGGCTTCACCAAGATCTTAATGGCCATCGCCGAAGCCTTTCGCGAGCGCCGCAACGATGTCGAATCCGAAGCCGGCAAACTCATGGACGCTCTCGGCCACGCCGAAGGCATGCTCGGCCGCTCCGCCGACTTCTCTCCGCGCATCGTTGAGCAGATGGTTCAGTCCGCGCTCGGCCTTTTCGACCGCGACAACGGCGGCTTCGGCGCCGCCCCCAAGTTCCCTCACCCGGCCTCGCTCGATCTCCTTACCGACTGGTACGCGCGCACCGCCGAGGAACAGGTCGGCACCGTCGTCACGACGACCCTGTCGAAGATGGCCCGCGGCGGCGTTTACGACCAGCTCGCAGGAGGCTTCCACCGCTACTCCGTCGACGAGCGCTGGTGCGTCCCGCACTTCGAGAAAATGTCCTACGACAACTCGGAGTTGCTAAAGAACTACGTCCACGCCTACCAGGCCACCGGCAACAACTTCTTCGCTCACGTCGCCCGCGACATCATCCGCTGGATCGATGAATGGCTCAGCGATCGCGAGCGCGGCGGCTTCTATTCCTCGCAGGACGCCGACATCAACCTCGACGACGACGGCGATTACTTCACTTGGACGCGCGAAGAAGCCCGCGTTGTTCTCGATGATGAAGAATTCGAAATCGCCTCGCTTCACTTCGACATCAACGAGGTCGGCGAGATGCACCACAACCACGCGAAGAACGTGCTCTGGGTGCGAACCTCCGTCGAAGAAATCGCCTCCCGAAACGGCAAGCCGCGCGAAGAAATTGAAGCCATCCTCGACTCCGCGAAGCACAAGCTCTATGCCGCCCGCCTCAACCGGCCTACGCCCTACATCGATAAAACTGTTTACGTGAACTGGAACGCGCTCTGTATTTCTGCCTACCTGAAGGCCGCGACGGTTTTGGGCACTGCGGAATCCGGCATCGCCGATTCCACCATGGAGCACGCCAAGCAGTTCGCCCTGCGCTCCCTCGATCGTCTTCTCAGCGAGGGCTGGGACCGCAACAGCGGCCTGCGCCACGTAATCGCCTATTCCGACCCATCCGCCACGCCCCGCGCCGTTCCAGGCCTCTTGGACGACTACGCGTTCACCGTTTGCGCGTGCCTCGATGCCTACGAAGCCTCGTCCGACATGACGTATTTCCGCTTCGCAAAGCAGGTCGCCGACGCCATGATCGACCGCTTCCATGACCCCATCTCGGGCGGGTTCTTCGATACCGAGTCCACGCGCACAGAAGCCGTCGCGCTCGGCGCTCTTGCTGCCCGACGCAAGCCTTTCCAGGACTCCCCCACCCCAGCCGGAGATCCAGCCGCAGCTCTGTCACTCTTGCGACTTCACGCTCTCACTAATGACTCGCGCTACCACGAACTTGCCGAAGAGACGCTCGAGGTCTTCGCCGGTATCGCGGAGCAATTCGGAATCTATGCCGGAACGTATGGTCTCGCGTCCGTCTGGATGTCGCGGCCACACATCCAGGTTGTCGTCTGCGGCTCCGGCGAACTGGCTCACGATCTCTATCGCGCCGCCGTGCAGCCCTTCGCCCTGAACAAGACCGTGCTTCGCATCACCGACAACGAAGCTGCCGCCGCCTATCTTCCCCCCGCCCTCGCCGAAACCGTTCCCAATCTTCCCGGCATAAAGGAAGGCAAATCCCTCGCCGTCGTCTGCACCAATTTCACCTGCCTGCCTCCAATTGAGGACCCGGAAGAGCTGGAGCGAGTTGTGAGGGACGCAATTCGCAAGAAAATCTAA
- a CDS encoding dihydrofolate reductase family protein codes for MRPLRYSINVTLDGCCDHRAIIPDEDLHRHAAEILNQADALLFGRVIYEMMEAAWRPPLPAGTRPEWMEPFARTIDAAKKYVVSSTLKRVDWNAELLRGDLATAVQQLKQQPGKGLLVGGVKLPLALAELGLIDEYEFVVHPRLAGHGPTLFAGLSKPIDLRLVGRLELASGAVAMRYEPRR; via the coding sequence ATGCGACCTCTTCGCTATTCCATCAACGTCACCTTGGACGGCTGCTGCGACCATCGAGCAATCATCCCCGACGAGGACTTGCATCGTCACGCGGCCGAGATCCTTAACCAGGCCGATGCCCTACTCTTTGGCCGGGTGATTTACGAAATGATGGAGGCGGCGTGGCGACCGCCCCTGCCGGCGGGCACGCGGCCTGAGTGGATGGAACCCTTCGCCCGCACCATCGACGCCGCAAAGAAGTACGTCGTGTCGAGCACCCTCAAGCGAGTCGATTGGAACGCGGAACTCCTGCGCGGAGATCTGGCGACCGCCGTTCAGCAACTCAAGCAGCAGCCGGGTAAGGGACTGCTCGTCGGAGGCGTGAAGCTCCCGCTGGCGTTGGCGGAGCTGGGACTGATCGATGAGTACGAGTTCGTGGTGCACCCCAGGCTGGCCGGCCACGGGCCGACCTTGTTCGCCGGGCTATCGAAACCTATCGACTTGCGACTCGTAGGTCGCCTGGAGCTCGCCTCCGGCGCGGTGGCCATGCGCTATGAGCCGAGAAGGTAG
- a CDS encoding FkbM family methyltransferase: MPRLVRPGMTVLDIGANIGYFALGLWKLVGNEGRVVAFEPNGPSLTRLRRNIELNNAGEVSVEGCAVSDYDGEAQFSNALSDTQGRFADLPYLPSNARVVTVPCCTIDSYVVRTGLKPAFIMMDVEHAEGRVLKGMRETLSKLKPTLLVEMHGTTAIEEAWEELRRANYRVQLLPGMTGIESSSQIPELSHCVCTPIN; encoded by the coding sequence TTGCCCAGACTCGTACGTCCCGGTATGACCGTTTTAGATATTGGCGCAAATATCGGATACTTTGCGCTGGGGTTATGGAAGTTGGTCGGCAACGAAGGCAGGGTGGTCGCATTTGAGCCAAACGGTCCCTCACTCACACGTCTTCGGCGCAACATTGAACTGAACAATGCCGGAGAAGTTAGCGTTGAAGGGTGTGCCGTTTCCGACTATGACGGTGAGGCGCAGTTTTCGAATGCCTTGAGCGACACACAGGGAAGGTTCGCAGATCTTCCATATCTTCCGTCCAATGCGCGAGTGGTGACGGTTCCGTGTTGCACGATTGACAGTTACGTCGTGCGGACTGGTCTGAAGCCTGCATTCATCATGATGGATGTTGAGCATGCCGAGGGGCGAGTTCTAAAAGGGATGCGAGAGACGTTGTCGAAGTTGAAACCGACACTTCTGGTCGAAATGCACGGGACAACAGCAATTGAGGAAGCATGGGAAGAACTTCGCCGGGCCAACTATCGTGTCCAGCTCCTCCCCGGCATGACTGGCATCGAGAGTAGTTCTCAGATACCAGAGCTTAGCCATTGCGTTTGCACGCCGATCAATTGA
- a CDS encoding response regulator, whose translation MDPSRAFKCRALIVEDDPLVLETTAAVVRSFGFSVRTAEDGFVALQILREVLPDIILADLRMPGMSGFELLSIVRRRFPHIPTIAISGEYILANMPLGLLVDHFFQKGGYTPEQLLAKMKELIADSPIRPNLGKADKAPLWIPKMDADYVVVTCPECLRSSSIPDSVVTEELKQTECVACGATIRYLVDASILKVLEQKKKILPSRERTGS comes from the coding sequence ATGGACCCCAGCCGGGCTTTCAAGTGCCGAGCGTTGATTGTTGAAGACGACCCTCTCGTGCTGGAAACCACTGCCGCCGTCGTGCGCAGTTTTGGGTTTTCAGTTCGTACTGCGGAGGACGGGTTCGTCGCCCTGCAGATCCTCAGGGAAGTCTTGCCCGACATCATCCTTGCCGACTTGAGAATGCCGGGCATGTCCGGATTTGAACTACTTTCAATCGTTCGTCGACGGTTTCCTCACATCCCCACGATTGCCATCAGCGGCGAATACATTCTCGCCAACATGCCGCTTGGTTTGCTGGTCGACCATTTCTTTCAAAAGGGCGGCTATACGCCAGAGCAGCTCCTGGCCAAAATGAAGGAATTGATTGCGGATTCTCCCATACGGCCAAACCTCGGGAAAGCCGACAAAGCACCGCTGTGGATTCCCAAGATGGACGCCGATTACGTCGTGGTAACGTGCCCGGAGTGCCTGCGTTCGTCATCGATTCCCGACAGCGTTGTTACCGAAGAATTGAAGCAAACGGAATGTGTCGCCTGCGGTGCGACAATTCGTTATCTGGTGGATGCAAGCATTCTCAAAGTGCTCGAACAGAAAAAGAAGATTCTTCCATCAAGGGAACGAACCGGAAGCTGA
- a CDS encoding cysteine dioxygenase family protein: protein MSETAVSRRVPISELVERLRGLPESAFRDIESVRRLLTENPVDPETLAPYLFWDRQHYTRNLIEKTGAFELMAICWEIGQVSAIHNHRDQNCYMAAPIGRLMVQNYRVISKDLKAHCCEIEPTDLVEINPHVPCAVDPAKPVHAVYNPREFGERAVSLHLYSHPFDSCEVYSLEKKTCGDIPLHYTSVKGVKVER, encoded by the coding sequence ATGAGTGAGACGGCTGTTTCGCGCAGAGTTCCGATTTCGGAACTGGTTGAGCGATTGCGGGGGCTGCCGGAGAGTGCGTTCAGAGACATTGAGAGCGTGCGCAGATTGCTGACGGAGAACCCGGTCGATCCGGAGACACTCGCGCCGTATTTGTTCTGGGACCGGCAACACTATACGCGGAACCTGATCGAAAAGACCGGGGCGTTTGAGTTAATGGCGATCTGCTGGGAGATCGGGCAGGTGAGCGCGATCCACAACCATCGAGACCAGAACTGCTACATGGCGGCGCCGATCGGGAGACTGATGGTGCAGAATTATCGTGTGATCTCGAAGGATCTGAAGGCGCACTGTTGCGAGATCGAGCCGACGGACCTGGTGGAGATCAACCCGCATGTGCCGTGCGCGGTGGATCCGGCGAAACCTGTGCACGCTGTCTACAATCCGCGCGAGTTCGGGGAGCGCGCGGTGAGCCTGCATTTGTACTCGCATCCGTTCGATTCGTGCGAGGTGTACTCGCTGGAAAAGAAAACGTGTGGGGATATTCCACTGCACTACACGTCGGTGAAGGGAGTGAAGGTGGAGAGGTAA
- a CDS encoding CBS domain-containing protein, with the protein MATIRELLRDREVYTVQFNNTVREVATFMAERNIGAVPVLRDSELVGVFSERDVVRRVLLESRDWNKTPVSEVMSEEPLTVVPDDDVEHCMVLMKQHNFRHLPVCENGTLTGFLSMRELLLHDLDAKEIEVRMMRAYMNAGAE; encoded by the coding sequence ATGGCGACCATTCGAGAACTTCTGCGCGATCGCGAAGTTTACACCGTTCAATTCAACAACACGGTTCGGGAAGTAGCCACGTTCATGGCGGAGCGCAATATCGGCGCCGTGCCCGTGCTGCGCGATTCCGAACTGGTCGGTGTGTTTTCCGAACGCGACGTGGTGCGGCGTGTTCTGCTGGAGAGCCGCGATTGGAATAAGACTCCGGTCTCCGAGGTAATGTCAGAGGAGCCGCTGACGGTGGTTCCGGACGACGACGTGGAACATTGCATGGTGCTGATGAAGCAGCACAATTTCCGTCACTTGCCCGTGTGTGAGAACGGAACCCTGACCGGGTTCCTGTCTATGCGAGAACTGCTGCTGCACGACCTCGACGCGAAAGAGATCGAGGTACGGATGATGCGGGCGTACATGAACGCGGGGGCGGAATAA